In one Bordetella pertussis 18323 genomic region, the following are encoded:
- the flhB gene encoding flagellar biosynthesis protein FlhB, with translation MAEESDLEKSEAASPRRLEKAREEGQIARSRELGTFMMLAAGVAGVWLSGSMLYQGLTGVLRRGLGFEPRVAQDPGVMVEQAVHGAGRALLTVLPMFGMLAVVAVLSAVLLGGFVFSTKPLEPNFSKLSLWSGIKRMFSAQTVVELVKALAKAALVGGVAVWVIWHYHDDMLGLMHVAPSAALTSAMSLVALCSALIVGSLLFVVLLDVPWQIWNHLKKLRMTKEDVRQEHKEGEGDPHVKGRIRQQQRAMARRRMMSEVPGADVVVTNPTHYAVALKYADGAAGAPRVVAKGTGLIAARIRELAAEHRIPTLEAPPLARALHQHVELGQEIPTALYTAVAEVLAWVFQLRSWRPGLGREPQAPTALVVPAELDPHSPTAAQGA, from the coding sequence ATGGCCGAAGAAAGCGATCTTGAAAAGTCCGAAGCCGCCTCTCCCAGGCGCCTGGAAAAGGCGCGCGAGGAGGGGCAGATTGCGCGTTCGCGCGAGCTGGGCACGTTCATGATGCTGGCCGCCGGCGTGGCGGGCGTATGGCTGAGCGGTTCGATGCTGTACCAGGGCCTGACCGGCGTGCTGCGGCGTGGCCTGGGGTTCGAGCCGCGGGTGGCGCAGGACCCGGGCGTGATGGTCGAGCAGGCGGTGCATGGCGCCGGGCGGGCGCTGCTGACGGTGCTGCCCATGTTCGGCATGCTGGCCGTGGTGGCGGTGCTGTCGGCGGTGCTGCTGGGCGGCTTTGTCTTCTCGACCAAGCCGCTGGAGCCGAATTTCTCGAAATTGAGCCTTTGGTCGGGCATCAAGCGCATGTTTTCGGCCCAGACCGTGGTCGAACTGGTCAAGGCGCTGGCCAAGGCCGCGCTGGTGGGCGGGGTGGCGGTCTGGGTGATCTGGCACTACCACGACGACATGCTGGGCCTGATGCACGTGGCGCCCAGCGCCGCGCTGACCAGCGCCATGTCGCTGGTGGCGCTGTGCAGCGCCCTGATCGTGGGCTCGCTGCTGTTCGTGGTGCTGCTGGATGTGCCCTGGCAGATCTGGAACCATCTGAAGAAGCTGCGCATGACCAAGGAAGATGTGCGGCAGGAACACAAGGAAGGCGAGGGCGACCCCCATGTGAAGGGCCGCATCCGCCAGCAGCAGCGCGCCATGGCGCGCCGGCGCATGATGTCGGAGGTGCCCGGCGCCGACGTGGTGGTGACCAACCCGACCCATTACGCGGTGGCGCTGAAATATGCGGACGGCGCGGCCGGCGCGCCGCGCGTGGTCGCCAAGGGCACCGGGCTGATCGCCGCCCGCATCCGCGAGCTCGCCGCCGAGCATCGCATCCCGACGCTCGAGGCGCCGCCGCTGGCGCGCGCCCTGCATCAACACGTCGAACTGGGACAGGAAATCCCGACGGCGCTTTATACCGCGGTGGCCGAGGTGCTGGCGTGGGTGTTCCAGCTGCGCAGCTGGCGTCCCGGACTGGGACGCGAGCCGCAGGCGCCGACGGCGCTGGTCGTACCGGCCGAACTGGACCCGCACAGCCCGACCGCCGCCCAAGGAGCCTGA
- the flgB gene encoding flagellar basal body rod protein FlgB yields MLDRLNEDFRFFQQSIALRAQRQEVLSSNIANADTPNYKARDFDFKAAMQGALEQRMRLPDTNLALISARHIPGQATTPSPAELMYRLPYQPSLDGNTVDMDSERVRFADNTLHYQSSLQVLSGRIRSLMSAIQE; encoded by the coding sequence ATGCTAGACCGGCTAAACGAGGATTTCCGCTTTTTCCAGCAATCGATCGCGCTGCGCGCGCAACGGCAGGAAGTGCTGTCCTCCAATATCGCCAACGCCGATACGCCCAACTACAAGGCGCGCGACTTCGATTTCAAGGCCGCCATGCAGGGCGCGCTGGAGCAGCGCATGCGCCTGCCCGACACGAACCTCGCGCTGATCTCGGCGCGCCACATTCCCGGCCAGGCGACCACGCCGTCGCCGGCCGAACTGATGTACCGCCTGCCTTACCAGCCCAGCCTGGACGGCAATACCGTCGACATGGACAGCGAGCGCGTGCGCTTCGCCGACAACACGCTGCATTACCAGAGCAGCCTGCAGGTGTTGTCCGGCCGCATCCGCTCGCTGATGTCGGCGATCCAGGAATAA
- a CDS encoding flagella synthesis protein FlgN: MNSAALKSCLERENALVVEFLHALEAETEALMDRRAHESLQAAVQRKETLADDLAQLGAERDALLSGAGLASGPAGTDAAAAAHPELGPLWQALQANAAQAREHNQRNGTLIAVNLRHTQESLDALRQAAGTGAAATYDAQGRGKRGYSSAASGRAIVAT, from the coding sequence ATGAATTCTGCCGCCCTGAAGTCCTGCCTCGAACGCGAAAACGCCCTGGTGGTGGAGTTTCTCCACGCCCTGGAGGCGGAAACCGAGGCCCTGATGGACCGCCGCGCGCACGAGTCGCTGCAGGCCGCGGTGCAGCGCAAGGAAACCCTGGCCGACGACCTGGCGCAGCTGGGTGCCGAGCGCGACGCCCTGCTGAGCGGCGCCGGCCTGGCCAGCGGTCCGGCCGGCACCGACGCGGCCGCCGCCGCCCACCCTGAACTGGGTCCGCTGTGGCAGGCCCTGCAGGCCAACGCCGCCCAGGCGCGCGAGCACAACCAGCGCAACGGCACCCTGATCGCGGTGAACCTGCGCCATACGCAGGAGTCGCTCGACGCCCTGCGCCAGGCCGCCGGCACCGGCGCGGCCGCCACCTACGACGCCCAGGGCCGCGGCAAGCGCGGCTACTCCAGCGCGGCATCGGGCCGCGCCATCGTCGCCACCTGA
- a CDS encoding flagellar hook-basal body complex protein gives MGFGQGLSGLNAASQNLDVIGNNIANSGTVGFKSGAASFADVYASSRVGLGVKVSAINQRFTVGNISTTGGEYDMAIDGGKGFFRLTDQSGGVFYSRNGEFMVDKNFYIVNAQGFRLTGYPAGGVGAQPVDLQLPQGNIAPQATSTAGLQTNLNANANAKVIDPNDTPPEDGLVELDGTTYRFTNAGGTFAWVAPAPLDGTYNGGDIVIAGGAVTGDLTSQPGYQPYKPLVAGIPFDPTNPLSYTDQVPTTVYDSLGNSHQMIQYFAKRPAVGTESVYEVYYVLDGQAMQVNGGASQTLNFDTAGNLLNQPPTAQVTFANPGGNAAPADPLEITVSYNGVTQYGSDFAPKVVQNGYSSGEFMGLSVGKDGSLVAKYTNGETQTIGTLVLANFNNVQGLQPVGNNAWVETSESGQATLGQPGTNGLATIAGQALEASNVDMSRELVNMIVAQRTYQANAQTIKTQDEVMQVLMNMR, from the coding sequence ATGGGATTCGGACAAGGATTGAGCGGCCTGAACGCCGCCTCGCAGAACCTGGATGTAATCGGCAATAACATCGCCAACTCGGGCACGGTCGGCTTCAAGTCGGGCGCGGCCTCGTTCGCCGACGTGTACGCCAGCTCGCGCGTCGGCCTGGGCGTGAAAGTCAGCGCCATCAACCAGCGCTTCACGGTGGGCAATATTTCGACCACCGGCGGCGAATACGACATGGCGATCGACGGCGGCAAGGGCTTTTTCCGCCTGACCGACCAGAGCGGCGGGGTGTTCTACTCGCGCAACGGCGAGTTCATGGTCGACAAGAACTTCTACATCGTCAACGCCCAGGGCTTTCGCCTGACCGGCTATCCGGCCGGCGGCGTGGGCGCCCAGCCGGTGGACCTGCAACTGCCGCAAGGCAACATCGCGCCGCAAGCGACCAGCACCGCGGGCCTGCAGACCAACCTGAACGCCAACGCCAACGCCAAGGTCATCGACCCCAACGACACGCCGCCTGAAGACGGCCTGGTTGAACTGGACGGCACGACCTACCGCTTCACCAACGCGGGCGGCACCTTCGCCTGGGTCGCGCCCGCGCCGCTCGACGGCACCTACAACGGCGGCGACATCGTGATCGCCGGCGGCGCGGTGACCGGCGACCTGACCAGCCAGCCGGGCTACCAGCCCTACAAGCCGCTGGTGGCCGGCATTCCGTTCGACCCGACCAACCCGCTGTCGTACACCGACCAGGTGCCGACCACGGTCTACGACTCGCTGGGCAACTCGCACCAGATGATCCAGTACTTCGCCAAGCGCCCCGCGGTGGGCACCGAGAGCGTGTACGAGGTCTATTACGTGCTGGACGGCCAGGCCATGCAGGTCAACGGCGGCGCCTCGCAGACGCTGAATTTCGACACCGCCGGCAATCTGCTCAACCAGCCGCCCACCGCGCAGGTGACGTTCGCCAACCCGGGCGGCAACGCCGCGCCGGCCGACCCGCTGGAGATCACCGTCAGCTACAACGGCGTCACCCAGTACGGCAGCGATTTCGCGCCCAAGGTGGTGCAGAACGGTTATTCCAGCGGCGAATTCATGGGCCTGTCGGTGGGCAAGGACGGCAGCCTGGTGGCCAAGTACACCAACGGCGAGACGCAGACCATCGGCACCCTGGTGCTGGCCAACTTCAACAACGTGCAGGGCCTGCAGCCGGTGGGCAACAACGCCTGGGTGGAGACGTCCGAGTCGGGCCAGGCCACGCTGGGCCAGCCGGGCACCAACGGCCTGGCGACCATCGCCGGGCAGGCGCTGGAGGCCTCCAACGTGGACATGAGCCGCGAGCTGGTCAACATGATCGTGGCCCAACGCACCTACCAGGCCAACGCGCAGACCATCAAGACGCAGGACGAAGTCATGCAAGTCCTGATGAACATGCGCTGA
- the flgA gene encoding flagellar basal body P-ring formation chaperone FlgA, with product MKSPRSRSIARLAALAILAGAMPRAAAEPPAQDPAELAAAAESYLRQQLAALPGEPSITLDPLRSDRLDACEALTPFMPSGMRVRARMTVGLRCVAPRTWTVYAQATVSVPGQYYVAARQIAPGKTIEAADLTTRDGDLVALPPGVITDAAAILGMRPAHRIAAGQPIKGAGLRSAESVSRGQSVRITARGNGFVVSSEGQALDNAPPGATVQVRTASGQVVSGIVQAAGLVEIQL from the coding sequence ATGAAATCGCCCCGTTCCCGTTCCATTGCGCGCCTGGCGGCGCTGGCCATCCTGGCGGGCGCCATGCCGCGCGCCGCAGCCGAGCCCCCCGCCCAGGATCCCGCCGAGCTGGCTGCGGCGGCCGAAAGCTATCTGCGCCAGCAATTGGCCGCCCTGCCCGGCGAGCCATCCATCACTCTGGACCCGCTACGCTCCGACCGGCTGGACGCCTGCGAGGCCCTGACGCCCTTCATGCCCTCGGGGATGCGGGTACGCGCCCGCATGACGGTCGGCCTGCGCTGCGTCGCGCCGCGCACCTGGACGGTCTATGCCCAGGCCACCGTCAGCGTGCCGGGCCAGTACTACGTGGCGGCGCGCCAGATCGCGCCGGGCAAGACCATCGAGGCGGCCGACCTGACCACCCGCGACGGCGACCTGGTGGCCCTGCCCCCGGGCGTCATCACCGACGCGGCCGCCATCCTGGGCATGCGTCCCGCTCACCGCATCGCCGCGGGCCAGCCCATCAAGGGCGCCGGGCTGCGCAGCGCCGAATCGGTATCGCGCGGCCAGAGCGTGCGCATCACCGCGCGCGGCAACGGCTTCGTGGTCAGCAGCGAAGGCCAGGCGCTGGACAACGCCCCGCCCGGCGCGACGGTCCAGGTACGCACCGCCTCCGGCCAGGTGGTCAGCGGCATCGTGCAGGCGGCCGGACTGGTTGAAATCCAGCTGTAA
- the flgM gene encoding flagellar biosynthesis anti-sigma factor FlgM yields MKIQSSTSHPVGPNAVGARAEHAVAQAYGSGAQAGSGSAQVALSPASRQLLAQEGGSDIDVERVAAIRAAIASGQLRIDPTRIADSLIASARDLLK; encoded by the coding sequence TTGAAGATCCAATCCTCGACCAGCCATCCGGTGGGCCCCAACGCGGTCGGCGCACGCGCCGAGCACGCCGTGGCCCAAGCCTATGGCAGCGGCGCCCAGGCCGGTTCGGGCAGCGCGCAAGTGGCGCTCAGCCCGGCTTCGCGCCAATTGCTGGCTCAGGAAGGCGGCAGCGACATCGACGTCGAGCGCGTGGCGGCCATCCGGGCGGCCATCGCGTCCGGCCAGTTGCGGATCGACCCCACCCGCATCGCCGACAGCCTGATCGCCAGCGCCCGGGATTTGCTCAAGTAA
- the flgC gene encoding flagellar basal body rod protein FlgC: MSLLSIFEIAGSALSAQSQRMNVSASNMANADSVAGPDGQPYRARQVVFQVNPPAGQAFGQEIGGVRVVGVVEDQSPFKKIYDPKHPMADAQGYVNMPNVDPVAETVNMIAASRSYQANVEVLNTAKQLMLKTLTIGQS, from the coding sequence ATGTCCCTGTTGAGCATTTTCGAGATCGCCGGTTCGGCGCTGAGCGCGCAGTCTCAGCGCATGAACGTGTCGGCCAGCAACATGGCCAACGCCGACAGCGTGGCCGGCCCCGACGGCCAGCCGTACCGGGCGCGCCAGGTGGTGTTCCAGGTCAATCCGCCGGCCGGCCAGGCCTTCGGCCAGGAGATCGGCGGCGTGCGCGTGGTCGGCGTGGTCGAAGACCAGTCGCCCTTCAAGAAGATCTACGACCCCAAGCATCCGATGGCCGACGCGCAGGGCTACGTGAACATGCCCAACGTCGATCCGGTGGCCGAGACGGTCAACATGATCGCCGCCTCGCGCTCGTACCAGGCCAACGTCGAAGTGCTCAACACCGCCAAGCAGCTGATGCTCAAGACGCTGACGATCGGCCAGTCCTGA
- a CDS encoding flagellar hook capping FlgD N-terminal domain-containing protein produces the protein MTTVNETTSQAGLALAQAGSNSAAQGIQDQFLTLLVTQLRNQDPLNPMENAELTSQLAQISTVEGINNLKNTMLAISGQIDVSQSMDAVSMIGKGVLMPGDKVSLGTDPNDPAQRGATPFGIDLQGDATKVTVKVLDPSGAVVRTMELGDLKTGVHTLQWDGNNDGGQPLADGKYSITVSASDADANPVKTEALTYGQVKSVAYSTNGLRLDLGLAGQISMLDVRKVIGASGSA, from the coding sequence ATGACCACAGTCAACGAAACCACTTCCCAGGCCGGCCTGGCCCTGGCGCAGGCCGGCTCCAACAGCGCCGCCCAGGGCATCCAGGATCAATTCCTGACGCTGCTGGTGACGCAGCTGCGCAACCAGGACCCGCTCAACCCGATGGAGAACGCCGAACTGACTTCTCAGCTGGCGCAGATCTCCACGGTGGAAGGCATCAACAACCTCAAGAACACCATGCTCGCCATCAGCGGGCAGATCGACGTGTCGCAGTCGATGGACGCGGTGTCGATGATAGGCAAGGGCGTGCTGATGCCGGGCGACAAGGTGTCGCTGGGCACCGACCCCAACGACCCCGCCCAGCGCGGCGCCACGCCGTTCGGCATCGATCTGCAGGGCGACGCGACCAAGGTGACGGTCAAGGTGCTGGATCCCTCGGGCGCCGTGGTGCGCACCATGGAGCTGGGCGACCTCAAGACCGGCGTGCACACGCTGCAATGGGACGGCAACAACGACGGCGGCCAGCCGCTGGCCGACGGCAAGTATTCGATCACGGTGAGCGCCAGCGACGCCGACGCGAATCCGGTCAAGACCGAGGCGCTGACCTACGGCCAGGTCAAGAGCGTGGCGTATTCCACCAACGGCCTGCGCCTGGATCTGGGCCTGGCCGGCCAGATCAGCATGCTGGATGTGCGCAAGGTCATCGGGGCTTCCGGGTCGGCATGA